In Sulfitobacter sp. LCG007, the sequence TAGGCCGGCGCGGCGACGACGGCCTCGCGTTCTCGCGCGGTGACCTGAACGGCGATCATGTCCTGCTCGATCACCTCGCCCAATCGTATCCCGGCATCGAATCCGGCGGCGACGATATCGACCTCCTCGTCTGTCACCGTCACGTCCAGCACGACCTCCGGATGAGCCTGTGCAAAGGTGACGAGCAACGGCCCCGACAGAACCGCCTCGGCGATGGATGTCACGGCCAGGCGCAGAACACCCCGCGGACGATTGTCACCGGATGCCACGTCCAGTGCCTCGGAAATCTCCGCAAGGGGGGTGCAAAGAGACGCATAGAGCCGTTCTCCCTCCTCGGTCAGCCGCACCGCGCGCGTGGTGCGCGTGACCAGCGCCACGCCGATCGTGTCTTCCAGCCGGCGCATGCCCTGACTGACGGCCGACCGCGTTACGCCGAGACGGTCGGCGGCAGCCCGGAAATTGTCCGCCTCCGCGACGGCCTTGAAGAGGGTCAAAAGGTTCAGATCCACTTCCGCTCCACGCCTGATTGTCCTTTAGCCAGCCCTCTCACCTATGCCATTGTCAACTGCGGCTAACCGTATTGTCCATATCGGGGGGCTGCTGACGTGATGGCCCAAGCTTCACCCTTGCCCCGGTGAAAACGGGATTGGAGCATGTCATGAACAATCACACCCGCATCACCGGCAGCTCGAGCCACGACGTCCGCCTGCACTTCAGATCGACGCCCCGGCCAGCACATCCCGCATCGGCACCGGCTCGCGACCGAGAAGGCGGGCAAGGGTCGGGTCCGGGCGGTCGAGTTCGCCCGCGCGCGCCGCGCGGAAATAGCCCGTCATGATGGCGATCGCGGCATCGGAAAGGCCGTTCTGCCGCGCCCGACGCTCCATCTTGTCTTCCGCGATCACCTCCCGCGCGATGTCGCGACCCGTGACCTCCGAGGCGAGACAGGCGAGATCCGCAAGGTCGAGAGTCTCGGCCCCGGCAAGCGGGGGGGGGTGGCGCCATCGATCACCTCTTGCCCCGCGAGCAACCGGGCGTCGGCCTCGGCGAGGTCGTCATGCCTGGTCCATGCGACCTTTCCATCTTCCGGACCACGAAGCGTCCCCCCTGCGAATCCGCGCGCATTCATCCCGAGGGCGCGCGCCGCGTAGAACCCATGGCGGAGCGCGGTCCAGGGCAGACCCGAACCTTCCAGCATGGCCTCGGTGGCCGCGTGATCGCGTCCAGGCGGAAAATGCGACTCCGGAGACGCCGAGATCTGGATGGTGCAGAGCAAGCGCGCGACGCCGAGTTCGCTTGCGACGTCTCTCGCCACCCGATGCTCTGCAAGCGGATCGCCCCCGCGGGCGGCGGCGTTCGAGGATACCAGCAGAATGCGATCCGCGCCCTCCCAGGCATGTCGCAGGCTGGCGCGGTCTTTAAAGTCGCCGTGCCGCACGCGGATGCCGGCCTCGGCAAGATCGGACGCCTGCGCGGGGTCGCGGGTGCTGATCCCGATGTGTCGGGCCGGCACCAGTGATCCGAGATGATCCACAACCCTGCGGCCGAGCTGTCCGGTCGCCCCCGTGACGATGAGCATATCGGTCTCCCTTGAGCGGTCGGCCGGGGCGGCCAGTCCGGCGCCGCCTTGAGAAGGATCTGACTGTTACTCCAGCGGGTGACTACTACGCAATTCGCGCATACGGTGTTCTCCATGAAGAACGATGATTCCCTCGACGATCTCGCCATCTTTCACACCGTCGTCCGCGAGGGGGGGTTCCGCGCAGCCTCGCGCCGGCTCGGCCGCGCGCCGTCGAAGGTCAGCAACACTGTCGCGCGCATGGACGCGTCACTGGGCGTGCCATTATTGCGTCGCACGACGCGCAGCGTTTCCACCACGGACGCCGGAGGTCGAGATCGTGGTCGAGAACGGGCTCGTGGACATCGTTGCTGCGGGCTGCGACGGCGGCATCCGGTACGAAGACATTCTCGCGCAGGACATGGTCTCGGTGCCCGTAGGCCCGCGCATGCAGCAGACTGCCCTCGCCGCTGCGCCGGACTACCTGCGGGCACACGGCACAC encodes:
- a CDS encoding LysR family transcriptional regulator, coding for MDLNLLTLFKAVAEADNFRAAADRLGVTRSAVSQGMRRLEDTIGVALVTRTTRAVRLTEEGERLYASLCTPLAEISEALDVASGDNRPRGVLRLAVTSIAEAVLSGPLLVTFAQAHPEVVLDVTVTDEEVDIVAAGFDAGIRLGEVIEQDMIAVQVTAREREAVVAAPAYLAAHGAPLHPRELIAHRCIGWRPSPASAPYRWEFSENGIAFDVAVAPQITTNDLRLMLRVALEGGGITFATRETFQPFEERGELVWLLEDFLPSFPGFSLFYPHRRNMAPKLRAFVDHVKDRRQ
- a CDS encoding NAD(P)H-binding protein, with translation MLIVTGATGQLGRRVVDHLGSLVPARHIGISTRDPAQASDLAEAGIRVRHGDFKDRASLRHAWEGADRILLVSSNAAARGGDPLAEHRVARDVASELGVARLLCTIQISASPESHFPPGRDHAATEAMLEGSGLPWTALRHGFYAARALGMNARGFAGGTLRGPEDGKVAWTRHDDLAEADARLLAGQEVIDGATPPRLPGPRLSTLRISPVSPRRSRVATSRGR